A section of the Jatrophihabitans sp. genome encodes:
- a CDS encoding FAD-linked oxidase C-terminal domain-containing protein, which translates to MTTLLDTLAAELPPDTLVTDPVLIQNYRYDWARDPGAGTPLTVVRPRTTAEVQTAMRWASENRIAVVPRGAGSGLSGGSSAVAGGIVISLDRMRAVRVDPDYRVAIVEPGALNAEVKAAAREHGLWYPPDPSSFEICSIGGNIATNAGGLCCVKYGVTTDYVLGLDVVLADGAAIRLGGARLKDVAGLSLIKLFVGSEGTLGVITRAILRLVPAQQPPSTLVALFASVPAAAEAVVRISRLARPAMLELMDQASINAVEDYLSMGLDRTAGALLVAQSDAGAGAAAEIAVIAEACAGCGADEVFSTADPAEGEAFAMARRAAFPAIERRGSLMLEDVGVAVPRLPELLAGIAEIARRNDTEIPTVAHAGDGNTHPIIVYDAADPASTARAATAFTEIMALAISLEGTITGEHGVGRLKKAQLPDQLGPDVMALTHRIKDALDPLGILNPGAVL; encoded by the coding sequence ATGACCACCCTGCTCGACACGCTCGCGGCCGAACTGCCTCCCGACACCCTGGTCACCGACCCGGTGCTGATCCAGAACTACCGCTATGACTGGGCCCGGGACCCCGGCGCCGGCACGCCGCTGACGGTGGTGCGCCCCCGGACCACCGCCGAGGTGCAGACCGCGATGCGGTGGGCGAGTGAGAACCGGATCGCGGTGGTGCCCCGGGGCGCGGGCAGCGGGCTGTCCGGCGGCTCGTCGGCGGTGGCCGGCGGCATCGTGATCAGCCTGGACCGGATGCGCGCGGTCCGGGTGGACCCGGACTACCGGGTGGCGATCGTCGAACCGGGAGCGCTGAACGCGGAGGTGAAGGCGGCCGCCCGCGAGCACGGCCTGTGGTACCCGCCGGATCCGTCCTCGTTCGAGATCTGCTCGATCGGCGGGAACATCGCCACCAACGCCGGTGGGCTGTGCTGCGTCAAGTACGGGGTGACCACCGACTACGTCCTGGGCCTTGACGTGGTGCTGGCCGACGGCGCCGCGATCAGGTTGGGCGGCGCCCGGCTCAAGGACGTGGCCGGGTTGTCGCTGATCAAGCTGTTCGTCGGCAGCGAGGGGACCCTCGGGGTGATCACCCGGGCGATCCTGCGGCTGGTGCCCGCCCAGCAGCCGCCGAGCACCCTGGTGGCCCTGTTCGCCAGCGTGCCGGCAGCCGCCGAGGCGGTGGTGCGGATCAGCCGGCTGGCAAGGCCCGCGATGCTCGAGCTGATGGACCAGGCCTCGATCAACGCCGTCGAGGACTACCTGTCGATGGGGCTGGACCGGACGGCCGGCGCGCTGCTGGTGGCCCAGTCCGACGCCGGCGCCGGGGCCGCGGCCGAGATCGCGGTCATCGCCGAGGCGTGCGCCGGCTGCGGCGCCGACGAGGTGTTCAGCACGGCTGATCCGGCAGAGGGCGAGGCCTTCGCGATGGCCCGGCGGGCGGCCTTCCCGGCGATCGAGCGGCGCGGCTCGCTGATGCTCGAGGACGTCGGGGTCGCCGTGCCCCGGCTGCCTGAGCTGTTGGCCGGCATCGCCGAGATCGCCCGGCGCAACGACACCGAGATTCCCACCGTCGCGCACGCCGGCGACGGCAACACCCACCCGATCATCGTCTATGACGCCGCCGATCCGGCCTCGACCGCGCGGGCTGCCACCGCCTTCACCGAGATCATGGCACTGGCCATCTCGCTGGAGGGCACCATCACCGGCGAGCACGGCGTCGGCCGGCTGAAGAAGGCGCAGTTGCCCGACCAGTTGGGCCCGGACGTGATGGCGCTGACGCACCGGATCAAGGATGCTCTGGACCCGCTCGGCATTCTGAATCCGGGAGCTGTGTTGTAG
- a CDS encoding ABC-F family ATP-binding cassette domain-containing protein — MGYLDVQSIRHQLSDGRILLSDVSFRIGEGAKAALVGANGAGKTTLLRLIAGDLAPQSGAVARSGGMGVMRQFIGSVRDSTTVEEFLVGLAAPAVGQAWADLNAAELAMMTADDEKTQLRYAHALTNWGDAGGYDAQVLWDTVTVAAIGIPFDNCKYREISTLSGGEQKRLALEALLRGPAEVLLLDEPDNYLDVPGKQWLEERLNSTSKTVLFVSHDRELLANTADRVVTIEGGTSWVHGGGWATYHEARLHRHERMAELRRRWEEEHARLKELVRTLQQQAKYSEAMAQKYRVMCGRLERFEAAGPPPDKPEEQNVTMRLRGGRTGKRAVICEQLELSGLMKPFDIEVFYGERLAVLGSNGAGKSHFLRLLGGERVPHSGDWRLGARVAPGLFAQTHTHPEWAERTLVDLLWHGEPGRPGVDRGRAMAALRRYELNGQGDQTFGTLSGGQQARFQILLLELSGATLLLLDEPTDNLDVLSAEALEDALETFEGTVVAVTHDRWFARRFDRFLIFGADGVVAESTEPIFDAGRVIRPR; from the coding sequence GTGGGCTATCTGGACGTGCAATCGATCCGCCATCAGCTTTCCGATGGCCGGATCCTGCTTTCTGATGTCAGCTTCCGGATCGGTGAGGGCGCCAAGGCTGCCCTGGTGGGGGCCAACGGAGCCGGCAAGACGACGCTGCTCCGGTTGATCGCCGGTGACCTGGCCCCGCAGAGCGGCGCGGTGGCACGCTCGGGCGGCATGGGAGTGATGCGGCAGTTCATCGGCTCGGTTCGCGACAGCACCACGGTGGAGGAGTTCCTGGTCGGCCTGGCCGCGCCGGCGGTCGGGCAGGCCTGGGCCGACCTCAACGCCGCGGAGCTGGCGATGATGACCGCCGACGACGAGAAGACCCAGCTGCGCTATGCCCATGCGCTGACCAACTGGGGCGACGCCGGCGGCTATGACGCGCAGGTGCTGTGGGACACCGTGACGGTGGCCGCGATCGGCATCCCGTTCGACAACTGCAAGTACCGCGAGATCTCCACCCTGTCCGGCGGCGAGCAGAAGCGGCTGGCGCTGGAGGCGCTGCTGCGCGGGCCGGCAGAGGTGCTGTTGCTCGACGAGCCGGACAACTACCTCGACGTGCCCGGCAAGCAGTGGCTGGAGGAGCGCCTGAACTCGACGTCCAAGACCGTGCTGTTCGTCAGCCACGACCGGGAGTTGCTGGCCAACACCGCCGACCGGGTGGTCACTATCGAAGGCGGCACCAGCTGGGTGCACGGCGGCGGCTGGGCGACCTACCACGAGGCGCGGCTGCATCGCCACGAGCGGATGGCCGAGCTTCGCCGGCGCTGGGAGGAGGAGCACGCGCGGCTCAAGGAGCTGGTGCGCACGCTGCAGCAGCAGGCCAAGTACTCCGAGGCGATGGCACAGAAGTACCGGGTGATGTGCGGGCGCCTGGAGCGCTTCGAAGCCGCCGGCCCACCCCCGGACAAGCCGGAGGAGCAGAACGTCACCATGCGGCTGCGGGGCGGCCGGACCGGCAAGCGCGCCGTGATCTGCGAGCAGCTGGAGCTGTCCGGGCTGATGAAGCCCTTCGACATCGAGGTCTTCTACGGCGAGCGGCTGGCGGTGCTGGGTTCCAACGGTGCCGGCAAGTCCCATTTCCTGCGGTTGCTCGGCGGCGAGCGGGTGCCGCATTCCGGTGACTGGCGACTCGGCGCGCGGGTCGCGCCGGGCCTGTTCGCCCAGACCCACACCCATCCCGAGTGGGCCGAGAGGACGCTGGTGGACCTGCTCTGGCACGGTGAGCCGGGCCGTCCCGGGGTGGACCGGGGCCGGGCGATGGCCGCGCTACGCCGTTACGAGCTCAACGGACAGGGCGATCAGACCTTCGGCACGCTCAGCGGCGGGCAGCAGGCCCGGTTCCAGATCCTGCTGCTGGAGCTGTCCGGCGCGACCCTGCTGCTGCTCGACGAGCCGACCGACAACCTTGACGTGCTCTCGGCCGAGGCTTTGGAGGACGCGTTGGAGACCTTCGAGGGAACGGTGGTCGCGGTGACCCACGACCGGTGGTTCGCCCGCCGCTTCGACCGGTTCCTGATCTTCGGCGCGGACGGGGTGGTGGCCGAGTCCACCGAGCCGATCTTCGACGCCGGACGGGTGATCCGACCGCGCTGA
- the rplM gene encoding 50S ribosomal protein L13: MPTYTPKPGDVVRSWHVIDASDIVLGRLASQTARLLRGKHKPQFAPHVDTGDFVIIVNAEKVAVAPQKLGEFRYRHSGYPGGLSKRTVGELLETKPERLVELAVKGMLPKNTLGRAQLKKLKVYSGPSHPHAAQTPKEFTITQVAQ, translated from the coding sequence TTGCCTACTTACACCCCCAAGCCCGGTGACGTGGTCCGGTCCTGGCACGTCATCGACGCCAGCGACATCGTCCTGGGCCGGCTGGCCAGTCAGACCGCCCGGCTGCTGCGTGGCAAGCACAAGCCGCAGTTCGCCCCCCACGTCGACACCGGTGACTTCGTCATCATCGTCAACGCCGAGAAGGTCGCGGTCGCGCCGCAGAAGCTCGGCGAGTTCCGCTACCGGCACTCGGGCTACCCGGGCGGGCTGTCCAAGCGGACCGTCGGCGAACTGCTCGAGACCAAGCCCGAGCGCCTGGTCGAACTCGCGGTCAAGGGCATGCTGCCCAAGAACACCCTCGGGCGCGCGCAGCTGAAGAAGCTCAAGGTCTACAGCGGACCGAGCCACCCGCACGCCGCGCAGACGCCGAAGGAATTCACGATCACGCAGGTCGCGCAGTAG
- the rpsI gene encoding 30S ribosomal protein S9, translating into MTTPVPVVGRRKEAVVRVRLVPGTGVFKLNGRTMDDYFPNKVHQQLIREPLVTLEKDGQYDITASLVGGGITGQAGALRLAISRALIGLEPDDRPALKKAGFLTRDARIKERKKYGLKKARKAPQYSKR; encoded by the coding sequence TTGACTACCCCAGTTCCCGTCGTAGGCCGTCGCAAAGAGGCCGTCGTCCGGGTCCGGCTCGTTCCGGGCACCGGCGTCTTCAAGCTCAACGGTCGCACTATGGACGACTACTTCCCCAACAAGGTGCACCAGCAGCTCATCCGTGAGCCCCTGGTGACCCTGGAGAAGGACGGCCAGTACGACATCACCGCCTCCCTGGTCGGCGGCGGCATCACCGGCCAGGCCGGCGCGCTGCGGCTGGCCATCTCGCGGGCCCTGATCGGGCTGGAGCCCGATGACCGTCCGGCCCTGAAGAAGGCTGGCTTCCTGACCCGGGACGCCCGGATCAAGGAGCGCAAGAAGTACGGCTTGAAGAAGGCCCGCAAGGCTCCCCAGTACTCCAAGCGTTAA
- the glmM gene encoding phosphoglucosamine mutase yields MARYFGTDGVRGRANADLTPELALAVASAAARVLANHDGSHRPVAVVGRDPRVSSEMLEAAVVAGLTSAGADVRLAGVLPTPAVAYLTQLYAADLGVVLSASHNPMPDNGIKLFARGGQKLPDDIEAEIEAEIEAGWRRPRPTGAAIGRVTASQHGAAQYVAHLLAAAPTSLAGLKVVVDCANGAASSVAGELFRRAGAEAIVVAGEPDGENINDGVGSTHIDSLSEIVLRHQADLGIALDGDADRCLAVDAAGAVVDGDQILAICARSLKDRSLLAQDTVVATVMSNLGFHHAMREAGIKVLTTAVGDRYVLESLLSNGLSLGGEQSGHVIFTDAATTGDGLLTALRLMSCMASAGQPLAELAAIVQRLPQVMINVKVADRETVAASPDVRAAVTAAEAELGEAGRILLRPSGTEQLVRVMVEAASQERAEQIARRVSEVVGAV; encoded by the coding sequence GTGGCCCGGTATTTCGGCACGGACGGGGTTCGCGGTCGCGCGAACGCCGACCTGACACCCGAGCTGGCGCTGGCCGTGGCCAGCGCCGCCGCTCGGGTGCTGGCCAACCATGACGGCTCGCACCGGCCGGTGGCCGTGGTCGGTCGCGACCCCCGCGTCTCCAGCGAGATGCTCGAAGCGGCGGTGGTCGCCGGCCTGACCTCGGCCGGCGCCGACGTGCGGCTGGCCGGGGTGCTGCCCACCCCCGCGGTGGCCTACCTGACCCAGCTGTATGCCGCTGACCTCGGCGTGGTGCTCTCAGCCAGCCACAACCCGATGCCCGACAACGGCATCAAGCTGTTCGCCCGGGGCGGGCAGAAGCTGCCCGACGACATCGAGGCCGAGATCGAGGCCGAGATCGAGGCCGGCTGGCGCAGGCCGCGACCCACCGGGGCGGCGATCGGCCGGGTCACGGCGTCCCAGCACGGGGCGGCCCAGTACGTGGCGCACCTGCTGGCCGCGGCGCCGACCTCGCTGGCCGGCCTCAAGGTGGTCGTGGACTGCGCCAACGGGGCGGCGTCCTCGGTGGCCGGCGAGCTGTTCCGCCGGGCCGGCGCCGAGGCGATCGTGGTGGCCGGCGAGCCCGACGGGGAGAACATCAACGACGGCGTCGGCTCCACCCACATCGACTCGCTGTCAGAGATCGTGCTGCGGCACCAGGCCGACCTCGGCATCGCCCTCGACGGTGACGCAGACCGCTGCCTGGCTGTCGACGCTGCCGGCGCCGTGGTCGACGGCGATCAGATCCTGGCCATCTGCGCCCGCTCCTTGAAGGATCGATCGTTGCTGGCCCAGGACACCGTGGTGGCCACCGTGATGAGCAACCTCGGCTTCCACCACGCGATGCGCGAGGCCGGCATCAAGGTGCTGACCACCGCGGTGGGGGACCGCTACGTCCTGGAGAGCCTGCTCAGCAACGGCCTGAGCCTGGGCGGCGAGCAGTCCGGCCACGTGATCTTCACCGACGCCGCGACCACCGGTGACGGCCTGCTCACCGCGCTGCGGCTGATGTCGTGCATGGCATCAGCCGGTCAGCCGCTGGCCGAGCTGGCCGCGATCGTGCAGCGGCTGCCGCAGGTGATGATCAACGTCAAGGTCGCCGACCGCGAGACGGTCGCCGCCTCGCCCGACGTCCGGGCGGCGGTGACGGCGGCCGAGGCCGAACTCGGCGAGGCCGGCCGGATCCTGCTGCGGCCCTCGGGCACCGAGCAACTGGTCCGGGTGATGGTGGAGGCCGCCAGCCAGGAACGCGCCGAGCAGATCGCGCGCCGGGTGTCCGAGGTCGTCGGCGCCGTCTAG